The DNA sequence TTCGCTGTTTACAGAGCGATAATCCAACTCAGCTGCACTATGCTTCGAAGACCTGGTGTCTGTACAAGGGAGACATTAGACGTGTTGACGTTTTCCACCTAAAATGTGTTCGGGCGATTCTTTATTGAGATGGCAGGATCATCTACCAAACTCGGAGGTTTTTCGCCGCGCCAAAATGTCTAAAGTAAAAGAAGTAAAATAGTGTAAACTAAATGACCATAACggaattattattcaattatttatttaaattaaatagaaagAATGGGACGCCTGACGACTATATTTGTGACTTCAAATAACTTATATTATCTTATTACAAAACTGTACACAATAGAGCTAAATAATATCCACCTTTACAGTTCACCCCATTACCCTGAATAGGGACCCATTCAATATTTCGCAAGGCCATGAATTCGAGCATACTGTCGAGGCGGAACAATGAATCCAAATAACcattaatatgttataaatactaTGGGGTAATAAAACCGTTTCGCGTAGGGGACAAACAAACAAGTGCACGGAGGTAACCCTAAACTGCTACTATTGAAAAGTTCGAAGCGTAAAATGTTTTGAGGGACTAAGTCATCCCCGAACATTGCCGAATTCGGCCGATTGGTTCCGCTCCAAATGACGACAGCTGCAGAATTTCAGATATAGGGGTCGCTCTTCATTAGTGTAACTTGTCTAGTCTCGAGATGGATGCTTGTTTTTGGACAGCGTGAGTCCGCACTGATGGTTTCTTGATGATCTGCGgattatttatttgagtttatattaaaatattataaactctTTTCGGTCATTTACactttttatctaaaataacGCTAAATAAGTATTTCTTAACATATATCACGAAACTAATATATGTGATTAGCTATAAAgtctatttaaaataacaatcttAAATTTTTACAGTAAGTAACGTTAAAGGAAAAATTGTTGAAAACGatactttattttgattttaaaaaggttattaaaattaataaatttataagttttacaTACACACCATAAATTGCAATAACCAATGAAGTATCAAACCAAATAAACTAAGCGTAGAGTGATGTATTTCGTTTACTCGCGCCCGCGGATAAGCGAATTGTAAAAAAAGATTGGGGTCCCTCCGATCCGACGTGTTAATTACTGGGGTTGGACGAAGGGTAGAATAGATGAAAGTCAATTTGCTGCTACGACATGATATGGCTCATTTCGTCGCAGCGACAAGTGTGGCACCTGCGCTTTTTCACTGGCCTAGGGGCGTTTTAGTGTCCTTTGTGCTCTTTTAGCAAACAATAGTGAATTGCATTGTGTGCCTTTAAGCGCTCGCTCCAAAACACACTGAGCATTCTGTTACATTTTCGGACAAGCAGCTTATACGTTTCTAAACACTTTTAATTCTACGCGTAATTGTGTCTCGTATTTAGTCCAAGTGAAAGTGAGATAGGTAAtgatggttgtttttttttccagaAGAAATCAAGTTCGGTATTAACCGATTGGTTGGTGAAAGGACCGATGAAGAAGACAATGAATCACATAACAATGAAACTTCAAGAGCAGAAGGTGTTTCTCCTACCTCCCGTTGCGGCAGTCCATGCTGGCCACCATCACCCCATTCACCAAGATCAGTGCGCTCAACATCTCCTGAATTAGAAGTGGATTCCCCTCCATCTTCTCCTAGACGACCACCTAATTCGTCTCCACCTTTAAAGAGATCAGAAGCATTTTCAGTGAGTGCATTACTAAGACCAGATGCACCAAGAGTACAACCACAAAGGCCTTTCATTTATCCACCACTACCATTTGCTGAGTTTTTAAGAGATGCTGGTAGTCTTGGCCTTTCTGGGTGGGGTGGATATAGCAATTTATACCTTCATGCAGTCCAAGCGGCTGGTCCGGAACTATTGAGATTGCGTGCGGCTGTACTTGGTGCTCCAAGTCCTTTATCGAGACCCTTACCCATCGGAGATGTTTACTCTTGCGTTAAGTGTGAGAAAATGTTCAGTACACCGCATGGCTTAGAGGTGCATGCCAGAAGATCGCACAATGGAAAGAGACCTTTTGCATGTGAACTGTGTAGCAAGACGTTTGGTCATGAAATCAGCCTCAGTCAACACAGGTACGTCTCCTTATAaccaattactttttttaaaactacttaAACAGCAACTGAGCTAGGGCACGGCAGGAATAATCCTGCTCATAATCTGGAGCAGTgtgattggggaagtaccttgaccgtacaagaagatcacagctaaataatactgctttcaagcagttttttgttccagtggtgagtaaggtggacTAGAGTTCCTGGCGGGAATTGgtggtaggatcggcaacgtgcttgcgatgctgctGGAGTTGCAAGCGTCTcattagctacggtaatcgattaccatcatgtgagccgtacgcttgtttgccaacctagttgtgtaaaaaaatttaaaacaattaaattaaaatttattaatataaaaaaaattaagtacaataAAATCGTTAGGTTATATAAGGTCTTATTTCATTAAACAGGGCTGTCCACAGCGTAGAGAAGGTTTTCGAATGTAAGCAATGCGGAAAGACTTTCAAGCGATCCAGCACACTGTCGACACATCTTCTAATACATTCTGACACCAGGCCCTACCCTTGCCAGTACTGTGGCAAACGGTTCCACCAGAAATCCGACATGAAGAAACACACTTATATACATACCGGTAAGTGACTTATTGGTGTTACAAAACATAATTCTTGATGATTATATTCttcgtaaataaaacaaataaacgttaagaaaaatattagtaagatataaaaatattactaataataatataaataaccaaacatatatttcttttaagttaaattaaatttttagattgtGACTTATACGTCGGATTGCTAACCTAAATAATGATTTACAGCGAAAAGTGTCTAAAAGGCTACgcaataaattacttaaaaacttcAAGTACCCCTAACTATGTTTAAATGACGAGATACAACTAAGCTGATACAATAATTTAAGTTCCCATTTAAAGTACAGGCGTATTTCAAACCGGCGCTTCTGTCACAACATCTTAGCGCCCCTCGCCACATAATTAATGTACATTAACACCTAAGATGAGTCGAGgcgttttataataattgcgAAGGAGTGAACGGGAGGAGTTTGCGGCGCGTTAGAAGGTGATTGTGTTATTAATA is a window from the Melitaea cinxia chromosome 3, ilMelCinx1.1, whole genome shotgun sequence genome containing:
- the LOC123669312 gene encoding zinc finger protein Gfi-1b, which translates into the protein MEVSAMPPMPLDFSMVRSGGSSPTMRESSPRPVSNSAFRVVTPKGVSASEALRSGLCQSLWSPATRHEARISSPPQQIDSYPVREEIKFGINRLVGERTDEEDNESHNNETSRAEGVSPTSRCGSPCWPPSPHSPRSVRSTSPELEVDSPPSSPRRPPNSSPPLKRSEAFSVSALLRPDAPRVQPQRPFIYPPLPFAEFLRDAGSLGLSGWGGYSNLYLHAVQAAGPELLRLRAAVLGAPSPLSRPLPIGDVYSCVKCEKMFSTPHGLEVHARRSHNGKRPFACELCSKTFGHEISLSQHRAVHSVEKVFECKQCGKTFKRSSTLSTHLLIHSDTRPYPCQYCGKRFHQKSDMKKHTYIHTGEKPHKCQVCGKAFSQSSNLITHSRKHTGFKPFACELCGRAFQRKVDLRRHRETQHADLRNPQHMQPPHTDVHGMHAPDMHVADRIDLRPPHPDLRQPDFRMSSAVAPLQPLPS